One Triticum dicoccoides isolate Atlit2015 ecotype Zavitan chromosome 5B, WEW_v2.0, whole genome shotgun sequence genomic window carries:
- the LOC119312769 gene encoding probable ethylene response sensor 1, with product MEGCACIEQFRRTDELLIKYQYISDFFIALAYFSIPLELIYFTKKSASFPYRWMLLQFSAFIVLCGATHLINLWTFTKHTQTVDIVMTVTKVTTAVVSCATALTLIHIIPDLLGVKTRELFLKKKADELDREMSLMRSQEDTGRHVRMLIHEIRSTLDRHTILKTTLVELGRTLGLEECAFWMPSRSGSSLELTHTMRHHIPTGPSVEINLPVVNQVLSTNRAIIVPHTSPLARIHPVQGRHVPPEVAAVRVPLLHLSNFHPELLAKSYAIMVLMLPSDSVRKWLAHELELIEVVANQVAVALSQAEILEESM from the exons ATGGAGGGCTGTGCCTGCATCGAGCAGTTCCGGCGAACTGACGAGCTCCTCATCAAGTACCAGTACATCTCGGACTTCTTCATAGCCCTCGCCTACTTCTCCATCCCACTCGAGCTGATCTACTTCACCAAGAAGTCGGCATCCTTCCCCTACAGATGGATGCTCCTCCAGTTCAGCGCCTTCATTGTCCTCTGCGGGGCCACCCACCTCATAAACCTCTGGACCTTCACCAAGCACACCCAGACCGTCGACATCGTCATGACGGTAACCAAGGTCACCACGGCCGTCGTTTCCTGCGCGACGGCCCTCACGCTCATCCATATCATACCTGATTTGTTGGGTGTCAAGACGAGGGAGTTGTTCCTCAAGAAGAAGGCCGACGAGCTCGACAGGGAGATGAGCCTCATGCGGTCGCAGGAGGACACCGGGAGGCATGTCAGGATGCTCATCCATGAGATCAGGAGCACGCTTGACAGGCATACCATCCTCAAGACTACTCTGGTTGAGCTCGGGAGGACGCTGGGTCTGGAGGAATGTGCTTTCTGGATGCCGTCGAGGAGCGGTTCGAGCCTTGAGCTAACTCATACCATGCGCCACCACATCCCCACGGGCCCTTCTGTGGAGATTAATCTCCCTGTTGTCAACCAAGTCTTAAGTACCAACCGTGCGATCATAGTGCCACATACTTCTCCTTTGGCGAGGATCCACCCTGTTCAAGGGCGGCATGTCCCACCCGAGGTGGCTGCTGTGAGAGTTCCTCTGCTGCATCTTTCAAACTTTCATCCCGAGCTTTTGGCGAAAAGCTACGCAATTATGGTTTTGATGCTCCCATCTGATAGTGTGAGGAAATGGCTTGCTCATGAACTCGAGCTCATCGAGGTCGTCGCCAATCAG GTAGCTGTTGCCCTCTCTCAAGCGGAAATTCTTGAAGAATCAATGTGA